The Alteribacter populi genomic sequence TTATTAACAGGGAGTAGCGGAAAGGAGTTATTTATGTCCGACCAGACAGAAGAAGGCATTTTTTTTGGCGTTTTCTTATCCGCCAACCACAAAAAAGTTTTAAAAAAGAAACGATCAACTCATAAAAGATATTCATTTTTTTATACCCTAGCCAAAGAAGCAGCTTTATCAGATATTCATCTTTTCTTTTTTTCTCCTGAAGACGTCGATTTACAAAAACGGCAAATTATCAATGGTCTTCAATGGAATGAAAAAAAAGACAAATGGGAAACGGCTCTCTTTCCATTCCCAAATGTTTTTTACGAGAGAATCTATTTACAAAATAAACAGATTGATCGTATTAGAGCAACATTTAAAAAGCTGCAGATCCCCTCCATAAACGCCCTATCCTCATTTGATAAACTAGACGTTTACAAACGATTAATAAAAAACAAAACTGTCCGGCACTACTTACCACCAACAAAAGAGGTCAAAACGTTTGAGGATGTCAACCGTTTTTTACAGACTTATCACGTCATCTATTTAAAAAAGGTACTCAGCAGCTTAGGGAGAGGTATTGTAAAGGTCAAAGAAACAGATAACAAAATATATGAATATAGTTACTTTCGAAGTCGATTACGAGCGCACCATGTCACACATCCTCGTCAATTAAAAAAACCACTCAACCATTTTTTTCGTAATAAAAGTTACATTGCCCAAAAAGGGATTGATTTACTGGAAAAAGAAAATCGCAGCATTGATTTCCGAGCAGAAGTCCAACGAACTGGGGAAGATCACATAGAAATCACCGGAATTTCAGCTAGAGTCGGGCAAAAAAAGTCGCCGATTACTGTTCACTCAATCGCCCTGCCTTTTGAAGATTTTTTACGAACTGAGCTCGATTATACTAACGAACAAATAATAGAGCTAAAAGAAAAAGCAGAGACATTTTTACTAGCGATTTATACAGCATTAGAAGATGCCTACGGGCGTTTTGGGGAAATGGGAATTGACTTTGGAATCGACAAAGATGAAAATATCTGGTTTATAGAGTCCAATTCGAAAAGTGCAAAGGTTTCTTTTGAAAAGTCTTACGGCAAGAAAGGATTGCAAAGAAATGCTCAACAATTATTAAATTACGCTGACTTTCTAGTAAAAATATAAGTCCTTCATTCACCTTAGCCGAGATTGCGTTAGCAAGGCACTATTCATTTTCAATGCACGTTTTTTATTGATATACTTTTAAAAGGAGACTGCATACCAACTCATTAAGGTGTGATGGAATGACTAGGAATATAATTTTATTTGATGGTGAGTGCCATTTTTGTGACCACAGTGTCCAATTTATTCTACAAAGAGACCTACACGGGCATTTCTACTTTTCCTCTCTTCAAAGTGAGACCGGACAAAATCTTTTAGATGAATACGGAATAGATAAAGATACAGACAGTTTTGTTTTATTAGAAAACAAGCGAGGCTACATCAAATCGACGGCAGCGTTAAGAGTATGCAGAAAACTAACGGGTGTTTGGAAGATCTTTTCTTTTCTCACAATTATTCCACGACCTTTTAGAGATTTCATTTACGACATCATAGCCACAAACCGGTATAAATGGTTTGGAAAAAAAGCTAGTTGTAATCTCCCCTCAAAAGAAATACGCAAAAGATTCTTAGATTAGCTAAGAAAAGCCTAGCTCAGGAAAATTCCGAGCTAGGTTTTATTATTATGAACAGTGGAATCACACCTAAATAGGACTTTATTCATGTAAAAATGTTTAGTCTTTTTTATCTAGTGGTATTCTAAAAAAGTATACCTTTTAAGCTTAAAATCATACTTATGGCATAAAGAGATTAGGGGTTGCCTATAATACTAGTAAAGATAACTACTGGCATGAAAGTTAGGGGGGGAGATGAATGATTAATAGAAGATCAGCTCAAGTGAAGACTGGGCCTAGGTTCCTCGAAGAATTGTTTGATAGCCAATTTATGAAAACGTACACTGAATTTGACCATTTTGATGATATGGTTGAAGCAAGTGGAATCCCGATTGATACGGCAAAAGCGCAACGTGAAATTGAATCCTCACCGGAATGGAATGCTTTTATTAAAACTCACACTCTCTTCTCATCGTGGGTAAATATGAAAAATACTGCGATTAAGCAAACAAAAGCGCTCAATAAATAAGTAAAAAGTAGAGCTGCCAACAGACAGCCTCTACTTTTTTATTCCGATAATGTTAAACGAAGTAGTCGATCATCATCACTTTGAGGATTCCCTCTTCCATCTGTGTTATTGGTGATCACATAAAGCTCCCCCTCATGAGCAAACACATCGCGAATTCTTCCCTCTCCTTCAAAAATAACTATCATCTCTTCTGAGTCTTCATCCATTTGATATAAGCTTCCACCTCGTAACCCAGCTACGATCAAGGTGTCATTCCACCATGTCATCCCTGAAGGAGCCCATGTTTCTTCACCGGAATGGACAAGCGGACTTTCCATATCAGCAGCCTCCTCGTCTCCTTCAATGACAGGCCAGCCGTAATTTTTTCCCGCTTCAATTATATTGATTTCATCATGAGCGACCGGACCGTGCTCTGAGCTGTATAAGGTGTTATCACTCCAGGCCATTCCTTGTGGATTACGATGACCATACGAATATACATACGAGTTTTCCAGAGGGTTATCTTCAGGTATTTCCCCATCTAACGTCATTCTCAAGATGTTCCCAGCCAGATCCTCAGGTTCTTGACTTAACTCTGGATTATTTGCATCGCCTGTCGTCACATAAAGGTATCCGTCAGGTCCGATCGCTATCCGCCCACCGTTATGTATTCTGTCTCCGGGAATATCATCGAGTACGATGTCTTGCTCGATCCAATCATTTCCTTCTCGTAAAACACTGACAACTCTGTTAAAAATAAGGCCATTTTCTCCTTTATAAGTATAATAAAGAAACGCTTTACTCGATTGTGAAAAATCATCATCAAGTACCATTCCCAAAAGGCCCGCCTCACCTTCATGATGCACCGGATCAGACGTCTCAACTTCAGATCGATCAATTTCCCGATCTTCATTAACAGTCACAATATACCCTTCTCGTTCTGTCATAATGAATTGTCCGTCTGAATAGTTAATATCCCACGGAATCGATAAATTCGCCGCTACCGTTTCGACCTCCCAATCGTCTATTGAAATATTTACACGTTCCTCATCAGTCACTTCGTTCTCTTTTTCATCTTCGTCTTGTTCCTCTGCTGTTTCATCAGCACCACATGCTGCTAGTAATAGAATCAATCCAAACGCCATAAAGTGTCTCATCTCGTGACTCTCCTCCTCATGTTATATTTTTACCTATTCCACTTCTTGTCACCTTTTAAAACTATTAATAAACAAAGCGCCTGCCCACAGCTGGACAGACGCTTCGTTGATATAGTTGAAACACATTCTTCCTATGGTTTTGCCAAGTATGAACCTGTATTGGACTGTCCATTTCCACGCTTTTGTAAAACTTTCAGTCCTTGTCCCATATCTGATGCGAGAATATAGTTACGATCCACAAACACTCCCCATACATTCGCACCTTCAGATACGTATGAACCGACTTCTTCAGGGTTTTCAATATCAGTAATATCTACCATTCGAATGCCATCTGAATAATGTGACAAGTAAAGTGTGTTTCCTCTGACTTTTGGGTCGTGAACCGTATAAGTACCTGGTTCGCGCTCATCAGGGTCAATTTGAACCATCGAGTTCAAAGTTCTAAACGTACTCACAAGCTCAGGGTTTGTTTTATCTTTAATATCGTAGATTCGTACGTATCCCCACCCACGTTCAAATTCATCATCATGAGGGTCCGGGTTAAAGACTTCACGTGCCTCAATAAGATAATTCCCGCCTTTTGCTAGAGCCGCAGAGTGAGCAGCTCCCTGCACATCTCGTTCAAACTTTGTACGTCCTAAGTACTCAGGGTTTTCCGGATCACTAATATCTAAAATCACGGTTCCTAGATCCCAATAAGATAAATAAGCGTATTTACCTGTTTGGTCAGTGATCACACTGTGTAAAAAGACGGTACGAGAAGCACCTTCACCATCAGTATATTGGTAACTACCATCAAAATAAGGGTCATCCACTTCTGTTGGGTCCCAATTTGACAGTTCTACTGGGTTAGCTGGATCTGAAATATCAACAATTGAGAAGTCGTGCACATCTACTCCATCGTCATGGTAACGGTGAGCCATATAATTCGTTGCAAGTAAAAGAACTTGGTTGCCATGCGTTGTTACCCAGTGCTCATGTGTCCCAGTCGGTAGCTCTTCCGGGGTTTCCCAAAAGCCTAATTTTTCCGGGGCTTCAGGCTGCGTAACATCATAAAGAACGACACCGCCATGGTCAACCTGATCATCTCCATTGTATCCTTGGATTTTTTGAACGCTTACCGCTGCTACATCCCCGCGAAAATCCGGGGTACTAACAGACTCTACGATAACCTTTTCTTGCCACGTTCCTGGAAGATCATTTGCAATCACTGCAACTTCCTCAGGGTTCGCTGGATCCTTCATATCAAAAATCCGGACACCTTCATTTGTCATTTGACCACGATGTGTTCCTAAATAGGCATAGCCTTTGTGAGCAAAAACATCGGCAGTTGTCACTGAAGCATCCTTACGTTCTTCTAACGGGACCGCAGCAACTTCTTGAAGATGTTGAAAATTCTTTGATCCTTCGACTTTCTCATACCCATCTGGAAAATCAGCAGGACCTGCTTCAATCGTCCCTTTTTGGGCATCACTACATGCTAACGCTACGCTTGTCCCAATTAGCGAAAAACAAAGAGTACTTAAAGTAACTTTTTGCAACAATGATCTTTTCAAAATCAGCACCCCTCTTCAATAAGATTACCTTTAGGATACCGAAGTATTTTTTATGTAATAAGTGAAAATATTACCAGTAAATAGTCATGTTTTTACGTATATTTGCAGACAAATAAAGGTTTTATGTCTCAAGTATAGTATTTTTATCCTATAGTCGTCAGCGTCCCACTTGCCTCTAATCAGCTCTGTTTTGTAAAATAGTCCCGCTCTTTTTTCACCGCATAAACATGATGGCCAAGGGCAAGCAAAAATAAAATAGTCGTTAATACAGCGAAATATGCATTCCAACCAATAACGTAGTAAAAACTATAATTTCGTAAATTATCAATTTGCATGTGAGCCGGGTCAACGAGCGGTCCGACAATAAAATGATAAATTCCTATAGAAACAATAAAAGAAACAATCATAAGTGCAAAGATATAAACCGTCGTCTTTATTTTAGTCATCTGAAGTTTTTCAATTACAACAAAAAACAAATACCCGACGCTCACAAAAATAAGGAAAAACAATACTATTAACATAACGATAAGTGTGGCTTCATTGATCAATTTTTTTCACCTCAACGGATTCGGACTTTTTCGACAATTTCTAATACATTTATCTTATCGCAAAATACTTTTTCAGATAAGTGTTTTGTAAAATAATTTATGTCGCTTGAACTTCTCCACTATTTTTTACGAATGTATGATAAAAAAGTTACATTAATCATTTGTATTTGTTTAGTCTTATACTTTATTTGTATTTACTTGGTCTTGCCTTTAAAATTAAAGAAAAGATTAGCGAAAGAAGGTGCAATCATTGAAAAAACCAATCACACAACCTTATATAAAGATGGAAAAAATTACAAACAGTATCGAACAAAAAACGATCGAACTTGAACGGACGATTAAAATGACGGAAGAAAAAATCACCACAGCTCACAGAGAGTTTAAGTTTGAACATGTTTTTGACGTTTCATACCGCTCGATGATAAGAGAAGAAGGACTGCTTTATCTTCATACAAGTAAAGGTGTATATTCTTATATGGTAAAAGAAGATCCAGCTGATTTTATTGAAGCTTTTAAAAGAATGCAGAAGAAGTAAAAGTTGTAGTAAAAATGAACTAACTTTAGACCCTTCTTGATTCGAAGGAAACTGCAGCTATTGACCTTTTTATCGCAGTATGATCAGGCCCCCAAACAAAAACCCCGATACATGTATATGTACCAGGGACTCTTCACCATTATCCTAAAAGTTTTTTTGCTTGTTCGAGAACTTTCTCTCCGTTCATTGTTCCGTAAGCCATAGAATCGATGACATCGACCTGCACTCCATGTGGCTCTGCTTTTTTGGTAATTTGCGCTTGCAAATAACGAACTTGAGGTCCGATTAAAATAACGTCTGTAGAATCAAGCTGATTCGCTAATCCCGCTTCGGCTGTCGCATCAATTGTAGTTTCAATTCCCTGTTGTTTTGCTGCTTCTCTCATTTTATTAACGAGCATACTTGTAGACATTCCTGCTGAACATACTAACATAATTTTCATATTAATGCCCTCCCTGATCGAATTTTTGGTGTAGTTCAATGATTTCTAATGCCAAATCCTTCACCGTCATTGCATTCATAAGATGATCTTGTGCATGAATGAGTAATACATTTGGTGAAACCCCTTCACCTGTCGATTCTTTTGTAAGCAGGGATGTTTGTACATGGTGTGCCTCATGAAACTCATCGTTTGCTAACTTTAACTTTTCATCAGCCTCGGAAAACCGTCCTTTTTTCCCTAATTGCATAGCTTCCATTGCAAATGATCTCGCATTACCTGAATGAAGGATGATTTGGAATGAAATTTCCTCTAATGATTTCTCTTTCGTATCAGTCATGCTTTTGGCTCCTCTCTTTCTCTTTCCTTTATAAGTTCTTGTTTCTTTTGTTCAGCTTTTTCTGCTGCTTTTAAAAATGGAATGTAAAGAACAATCGCTAGCAACAAATTAAACACTTGGAGAATAATCCCATTGATCGAACCTCCTGTTACAAGGTAGCCACTTATTATCGGTGGTGTTGTCCAAGGTAAAATCGCTACTGTTTTTGGCACCAACCCGAGGTCAATTGCGAAAAAGGAAGTGATCGTTAATAGGACAGGGATAAAAATAAACGGTATCAACATTACAGGTTAAGTACAATTGGTAGTCCAAATAGAACAGGTTCATTAATATTAAAGGCTCCTGCTGGTGCTGATAGCTTACCAATCGTTCGATAATGTTTAGAGTAGGAAACAAAGAAAATAGCAATGATTAATGCCAATGTCGTACCTGACCCACCCGTAAATACATAAGCATCGAAGAAAGGTTTCGTAATGATATATGGAACATCATAGGCACTTACACCAGTAGAAAATATCCGTTGATTTTCTTCAATAAGTGGTAGATAAATAGAATCAATGACAGGTCCTAAAATGTTTGTACCATGTAAACCGAAGAACCAGAGCAATGATTTAGAAAAGCAATGATAATCGCTGTCGGCAACGTGTTCGACAAGGCTTGTAAAGGCTCCTGAATCGTACTAAACACAAGCTCATGCAGACTTCCATCTGTCCACGCCATAATGAAGGTTTGAATAAACCCCATCATAACTAGAATAATCGCTGCAGGAATTAATGCTCTAAACGACTTGATGACCCCTTCAGGTACACCTTCTGGCATCTTAATTGTAAATTTAGATTGGAGTAATATACGAAATAATTCAGTTACAACAAGAGACGTAATAACAGCCACGAACAACCTTGCGCACCCGTCCACTCAAATGCTATACCCCAATCGGGCGTAGCTGGCGTCAAGATAATATATGAAGCTATTGATACTAGAGCAGCAGCTAATCCATCCGTATTATATGATCTTGCTAAATGATAACTTATGGATCCAACCACCAATAAACTAAGTATAGCAAATGAACCATCCCAGACATTCCCGCCTATGGCCGTCCAGTTGCCCCCGAATATATTAGCCATAAAATTTTGAAAAGCAGGCACGGGAAAATTATTAATTAAAATCGCAAAGGAGCCGATGATAATTAACGGCATAATTGATACAAAACCATCCCGGACAGCAACTAAATGACGCTGAGAACCAATTCGACCAGCTACGGGAATAAAATAGCGTTCCATCCATTGCATAACTTTATCCATCATGATTTAAAACCCCTCTCCTCCCTAAAATTGAGGTAAATACTCTTTATGTGCATCAAGCATTTCGTTTAAAATCGCTTTGGCTTTCTTTTCACTATCGACTAGCGGATTCATTACAATTGCTTGATATGCCTTCAGATATTCCCCTGAAATTGCTGCTTCAATAACAAGTTCTTCAAACGCTTTCATTTGTACAATTAACCCTTTTACTGAAGATGGTAATAGGCCAACAGTTATTGGCCTTGGTCCATCTGTTGTGACAATCGCATTTACTTCAATCACACTATCAGCTGGCAAGTCAGAAATCGCTCCCCGGTTTTGAATGTTTAACGTTTGAATATCTGATTTATTTGTATACAAGCTCTCAATGAGATTACATGCAGCGTCACTATAGAAAGCGCCCCCGCGTTTCTCTAACTCTGCAGGTTTCTCTTTAAGGCTGAAATCTTGATATGTTTTAAACAACTCTTTTTCAACTTCCATGACAACTTTTGCCCGAGTTCCGTTTTCCTCATAAGCTTCAAGGTCTTTTTTAAGTATTTTATCGGTTTGAAAATAATATTGATGATAAGGATTCGGTAACATGTTTAACGCTTCAATAAATGCCGGGGACCAACCAAGGGACACAATATTTGCCGGTGAATAGTCCATATCATTGTTCACTAGTTTTTCCAACACTTCTTGTGTTCGATCTTTCCCCTTTACCATTACCCGTTTGCCAAAGACAAAGTGGTTCAACCCTACAAATTCAATTTCGGTATCTTTTACTTCACAATTGAGAATCTCTGCTGCGCTCGTTCTCATATTGAATGGAATATTACAAACACCAATCACTTTCTTATGAGGACCAAACTTAAGTAGTGCTTCCGTAACAGAAGCAGAGTTTTGCAAAAAATATCAAGTAAGCCGAACAACTGTCCGAAACGCTCTACAACAACTAACAATCGAAGGATACGTATATCGAATCCAAGGGCGAGGAACGTTTGTTGCGAACAACAAAGTAAAACAAACGCTAACAGCAACAAAAGGCGGATACAGTGAACAGCTTCAGCTTCAAGGCAAGACGCCTAAGATCAAGGTCCTTCATTTAACGGTAGTACCTGCAAATTTGTTACTACAAGATATCTTTCGTCTCAATGAAAATGATCCCGTTAATAAACTAGAGCGAATTCGTTATGCTGATGATTTACCATTGCAGTATGAAATTGCTTATTTGCCTTGGAGAGAAACACCTGGGTTACAAAAAGAAGAATGCGAAAAATCATTATATAGCTTGTTAAAATCTCAATTTGATATTGAAATTTTAAAGACAGAGGAAAATCTGCAGATCATTTTGGCAGATGAAAAAATAGCTAAAATGCTAGAAACGCACGTTGGGACTCCTTGTTTCCAAATTGAAACGTTTGCTTATAACAAAAATGGAAACATCATTGAGTATTCAAAGGCCTTCTTCCACGGAAAACGGGCCAGCTTTGTCATTGAAAGAAATTATCATGAGTAGGAGGAAATAATGAAGATTATTATTAATGCAGACGATTTCGGATTGTCACCTGGGGTCAATTATGGCATTATCGATGCACATAGAAATGGATTTGTAAACTCAACGACGATGCTCACGAATATGGCTAGCTCAGAGCATGCTTTTGAACTCATGAAATCTCATCCGAAACTTGGGGTAGGCGTTCATTTAGTTTTATCTTGTGGTAAGCCATTACGAACGGATGTCCCTAGTCTCACCAATGAAAAAGGTAACTTTAAATTAACAAATGCCTATGCCTCTCATCCTTTTGACCTAGATATTCAAGAAGTAGAACGAGAATGGGAAGCACAAATCGACCGTTTTTTTCAACATGGTCTTGTACCAACTCATCTAGACAGTCATCATCACATTCACGGCTGGGCACCTTTAAGAGAATCTACGTTTAAGCTAGCAAGGAAACATCAACTACCAGTCAGGCACGTGTTTAATCAAGATGAAGTACCAAGCGATGTGAAGCTATTATCCGATGAATTCAATGCGTCATTTTACAGTGAGGGTGTTACACCTGACTTCTTTGTAAAATTAAATAGAACCGAAAGTAATGTAGTCGAAGTGATGTGTCATCCTGCATTTATCGATCACACATTACAGCAGTTCTCCTCATATCAACAACAAAGAGTTTTAGAGCACAAAATAGTAACAACAACGACGTTACCAGAACAACTTGAATTGATGAAATGCCGTAATCAGCTACTCTCGTAACACACTATATCTCCTATATTAAGGTTGCCCCTATAAGGCAGCCTTTTTTAACATGCCTGAAAAACATAATATTTTAAATATTGATAAATTTGGTATAATAGAAAGAAAATACAAAGGGGCAATAACATTGACAACACAAACCGAAACACTCGAACAAATGAAAAATCAAATAGGAAAAGTCCTAGTAGGAAAGGATGAAATGGTCGAATTAATTATCATCAGTTTGCTAAGCGGAGGACACGTACTTCTTGAAGATGTGCCCGGCACTGGAAAAACGATGCTCGCAAAATCAATGGCAAACCTGATGAAAGTCGATTTTAACAGGATTCAATTTACCCCTGATGTTCTCCCAAGTGATGTGACAGGTGTGCAGTTTTTTAACCCGAAAGACCAAGAATTTGAAATGCGCCCGGGACCAGTGATGACAAATGTCCTTTTGGCTGATGAAATTAACCGCGCAACGCCAAGAACACAATCCAGTTTGCTGGAAGTAATGGAAGAATCACAAGTGACGATTGATGGTGAGACACTTCAGCTTCCACAGCCTTTTATCGTCATCGCAACGCAAAATCCAATCGAATCCCAACAAGGAACGTTTGCTTTACCTGAAGCGCAAATGGATCGGTTTTTAATGCAAATGAAGGTTGGCTATCCGAAAAAATCTGAAGAAAAAACGATGCTTCAATTGTATAAAGGGAAGAATCCGTTTGAGAATCTTTCCTCGGTGGTAAACTCGGCGGACCTTTTACATATGAAAAATGAAGTTGGTAAGATTCTGATTCACGAGCCATTGGAAGACTATCTTTTAACCATCATTCACGCGACGAGAGAATCAGAAGATGTAGAAGTCGGAGTCAGTCCTCGTGGAACGCTTGCTTTCATGCGTAGCCTGCAAGCTCGAGCTTATTTACAAGGGCGTGAATATGTGACACCTGAAGATGTAAAACAACTCGCACCTTACGTCCTTTCCCACCGGCTTGTTCTTACATTAGAGAGTTCGATGACGAAGACAAAATCTGATGTCTTAACACGTATTTTACGGGAGATTGAAGCGCCTGTTGAACAGGGGTACGTAGAATGATTTCACAATGGGTAAAAGAGGTTCACTACTCTAAAACGTACAGTGTACTTGGTGGGGTCGTGCCTTTTCTTGTCATTCTCTCGATCATTTTAAGAGATATGCTGCTATTTAGCCTAGCCGTCTTTTTTATTCTGTTTATTTTTATTAACAAATGGTATCTCAACTATGTAACCGCAAACCTGGTCATACCGTATGAAACCATAACCCTGCGCTTGTTTCCAGATGAAGAAGGTGAGATCGCCATTCCCATTGAAAATCGCGGTAAGCTTCCTATCTTTAACGGCAAATGGGGGTATTACCTTTATGATCACGATGAATCCGTCTCCATTATAGACAGGGATGACAAGGATGCATTGCCTTCAAGCTACAAGAACCCGTTCAATATTCCAGCGAGTGCGAGGCGTCACTTCAAAACGAAGGTGACAGCTGTAAAGCGTGGGACGGCCCAAGTGCGAACAATCGAATTAATCATATATGACGCCTTTAAGCTAAGCTCTGTTCGTCTTCAATACCAAGGGTCCTTTCGTGGGGAAATCATCGTATATCCTACTCTCTCACCCATTGGCCATCTTGAAAAACTTTACTTACAGGAAAGAGGGAATCACACGCAGCCCTTCTCCCTGTATGAAGATGTAACGATGACAAGAGGAACCCGGGATTACATATCAGGTGACCCCTTTAACCGGGTAAATTGGAAAGCGACTGCAAGAACAGGAGATTTACAAACGAAAGTCTATGAAAATGTGATGCTCTCAAAATGGACTCTCATTTTGAATATCCGAGGAGAAGATTATTTAAAGCCAACAATTGAAAACCTGGAAGAAGTTCTTAGCCAAGTAGCCTATACGGCTCGTTTTGCCACGACAAATAATATTAGCTTTGAACTATTTATTAACGTAAAAGTTCCTGGCTCAGAGTCCGGCCTCCACCTACCTGCTGGTGAAGGGAAACATCATTTAATGAAAACATTGGAATTATTAGCTCGATTGCGTCATGGACAAGTGACCATATTAGAGGAAGCGATGCTTTATAATGTTTTCTTGAACCGCTCGGAAAAAAAACATGCTATCTTCCATTTTGGTGCATACGGTCAAACAGAGGACCACTTCTACCAGCAAGCCAAGCGATCAGGAGTAAAAATTTATCCGGTCAAAGCAAGGTGTGAGAATGGAGTTGAACAAAATGAACAATTGGCAACGTAAAGCCGTCACGGGGTTGCGGTTTAGTTTAGAAATGCTCTTACTTTATATCATCTTGTTTCCAAATTATATGGCTGATCCGGGGTTTCCTCCAGTCCTCCCGTTTGTGACAACGGTCGTGACTGGTGGGTTAATCATTTATGGGTTTCTTACCAAGATGAGAAAAGTCGGATTTACGTTTGGATCGTTACCTTTTGTATTCGGCATTGGCATACTCGTCGGATTCCATCCCTTTATCGCCTTGCTTCTGGCTCTAGCAATTTATTGGCGTGTATATGTAAGTACGAGAAACGACACAGAGGGAAATGAAATTAGAATTTTTCTCCTTACATTATTAGTCGGGTGCATTTACTATGTTGCAT encodes the following:
- a CDS encoding DUF58 domain-containing protein, which produces MISQWVKEVHYSKTYSVLGGVVPFLVILSIILRDMLLFSLAVFFILFIFINKWYLNYVTANLVIPYETITLRLFPDEEGEIAIPIENRGKLPIFNGKWGYYLYDHDESVSIIDRDDKDALPSSYKNPFNIPASARRHFKTKVTAVKRGTAQVRTIELIIYDAFKLSSVRLQYQGSFRGEIIVYPTLSPIGHLEKLYLQERGNHTQPFSLYEDVTMTRGTRDYISGDPFNRVNWKATARTGDLQTKVYENVMLSKWTLILNIRGEDYLKPTIENLEEVLSQVAYTARFATTNNISFELFINVKVPGSESGLHLPAGEGKHHLMKTLELLARLRHGQVTILEEAMLYNVFLNRSEKKHAIFHFGAYGQTEDHFYQQAKRSGVKIYPVKARCENGVEQNEQLAT